From one Candidatus Methylarchaceae archaeon HK02M2 genomic stretch:
- a CDS encoding ribose-phosphate pyrophosphokinase, with protein MSIDGQKGWLIAPGPASKDLATSLAEKLGADLVKIDAKLFPDGESYFRIMSDVMNKRVAIVQSSYPPIDRYILQLLFLAHKLNEDGAEVHAVIPYLAYARQHKIFLHGEIVSLGVLSHLLRSVGVRRLVTIDIHNVEGLGLFSIPAYSVSAIPLMAKYFKKYNLNETIAVSPDLGGSIRVEAFAKILGVEYLSLAKVRDQVTGEIMLEEITKNVQGKDAILVDDIISSGRTVELAALKLKDCGVRKVFVTCVHPLLTDDALDRIKNAGVEELVGTNTIPSSISKIDVASVLASHLSTL; from the coding sequence ATGTCTATAGATGGACAAAAAGGGTGGTTGATCGCCCCAGGACCGGCATCAAAAGACTTAGCAACTAGTTTAGCTGAAAAATTGGGTGCAGATCTTGTAAAAATTGATGCCAAACTCTTTCCAGATGGTGAGAGCTACTTCAGGATTATGAGCGATGTTATGAATAAACGTGTTGCAATAGTGCAGTCATCCTATCCACCAATCGACAGGTATATACTGCAATTGTTGTTTTTAGCTCACAAACTAAATGAAGATGGTGCAGAGGTTCATGCAGTAATCCCGTACTTAGCTTACGCCAGGCAACATAAGATCTTCCTTCATGGGGAGATCGTAAGCTTAGGAGTTTTATCTCATCTACTTAGATCTGTGGGAGTTAGAAGGTTGGTTACTATCGATATACATAATGTAGAAGGGCTGGGACTGTTCTCCATTCCTGCCTATAGCGTGTCAGCAATTCCTCTGATGGCTAAGTACTTTAAAAAGTACAATTTGAATGAGACTATTGCGGTATCTCCTGACCTTGGTGGGTCGATCAGAGTGGAAGCTTTTGCAAAAATACTAGGCGTTGAGTACTTATCACTTGCTAAAGTTAGGGATCAAGTTACAGGGGAGATTATGTTAGAAGAAATAACAAAAAACGTTCAAGGCAAGGACGCAATTCTTGTTGATGATATTATAAGTAGTGGTAGGACGGTGGAATTGGCTGCACTCAAATTAAAAGATTGTGGTGTTAGGAAAGTATTTGTAACTTGTGTCCATCCGTTACTGACTGATGATGCTTTAGATAGGATAAAGAATGCTGGTGTTGAAGAGCTTGTAGGAACGAATACTATACCAAGCTCTATCAGCAAGATCGATGTAGCGTCTGTATTAGCATCCCACTTGTCTACCCTCTAA